A part of Salvelinus alpinus chromosome 23, SLU_Salpinus.1, whole genome shotgun sequence genomic DNA contains:
- the LOC139550142 gene encoding xin actin-binding repeat-containing protein 1-like, with the protein MDRNVIQKINAAKEIRMCMQSYTEDCNAQQEINTDFQVAIQNFRGKEKNVVDTAPVLPNKIKVIREKVSQENQVTKTTNMQQKINPSTVQQGRTDIHNQGCNTDLQEPYSPTTTDRLSMSQHDSDKLPGGASITVTSCQEEHHQRPEDKVVLRKKKEKKETEDQRRQRLSVHKDDIMRGNVKAAMEIFENLRKREELKTILSQVQEIEGETREVDVSSLKSLFENVPAWIVTPCKHTKQSHTKGEMKVEIESVSNDMESGSSVETVFGDLEKASKDIMHLKEQTLAKLIDIEEAIRKALYSVSNLKSEADIAGLSGLFNESLQTEQSHQPTNNIRKISIASTKATKAKTEPAREASEGKTKGVSGSSKRSESASLSPVLDKPQIKQWSTSPSSPSFISIHSAARKPAEQPKSPQSQFSSFKPKPERCPSPSSHEANGDLGQRSASDSPNHFYSPASPRRKVSILEVQTVPETVPAGIIGTKTVSEKYEEMDCFGNTFVSSKTSTFVTKHSEKFGVVTSPTRYEVVTSPIMQRSGHPFSENAQSNAKEGGTVFVTFGLPKRGKL; encoded by the coding sequence ATGGACAGAAACGTAATACAGAAAATCAATGCAGCAAAAGAGATTCGAATGTGCATGCAGAGCTACACAGAAGATTGTAATGCACAACAGGAAATAAACACAGACTTTCAGGTCGCAATCCAAAACTTCAGGGGGAAGGAGAAGAATGTTGTGGACACAGCCCCTGTGCTGCCAAATAAGATCAAAGTAATTCGGGAAAAGGTCAGCCAAGAAAACCAGGTCACCAAAACCACCAACATGCAACAGAAGATAAACCCCTCGACTGTGCAGCAGGGGAGGACAGATATTCACAATCAGGGCTGCAACACAGATCTCCAAGAACCCTACTCCCCAACTACGACAGATAGACTTTCAATGAGCCAACATGACAGTGACAAGCTGCCAGGAGGAGCATCCATAACAGTGACGAGCTGCCAAGAGGAGCATCACCAGAGACCTGAGGACAAAGTAGTTCTGAGGaagaagaaagaaaagaaagagacCGAGGACCAGCGACGTCAGAGGCTGTCTGTTCACAAAGATGACATTATGAGAGGGAACGTGAAGGCAGCGATGGAGATATTCGAGAATCTGAGGAAACGAGAGGAACTCAAGACGATCCTGTCTCAAGTtcaagagatagagggagagaccagggaagTGGATGTCAGTTCATTAAAGAGCTTATTCGAGAATGTACCTGCTTGGATAGTCACGCCTtgtaaacatacaaagcaaagtCACACGAAAGGGGAAATGAAAGTTGAAATAGAGTCAGTGAGCAATGATATGGAAAGTGGATCTTCGGTAGAGACTGTATTCGGAGACCTAGAAAAGGCAAGCAAAGATATAATGCATTTGAAAGAGCAGACGTTAGCAAAACTTATTGACATAGAGGAGGCAATCAGAAAGGCTTTGTATTCTGTATCCAATTTAAAATCTGAGGCTGATATCGCAGGTTTATCAGGACTCTTTAACGAATCTTTGCAGACCGAGCAAAGCCATCAACCCACCAACAACATAAGAAAAATCAGTATCGCATCCACCAAGGCCACTAAGGCCAAAACAGAACCAGCTAGGGAGGCATCTGAGGGGAAAACGAAAGGTGTATCGGGATCGTCAAAAAGATCAGAGTCAGCCTCACTCTCTCCGGTACTTGACAAGCCCCAAATCAAACAATGGTCTACCtccccatcctctccatcattcaTCTCCATTCACTCTGCTGCCAGGAAGCCTGCAGAACAGCCAAAGTCACCGCAGTCACAGTTCTCATCATTCAAGCCTAAACCAGAGCGGTGTCCTTCCCCAAGCtcccatgaagccaatggtgacctGGGTCAACGATCTGCCTCTGATTCCCCAAACCACTTCTACAGTCCTGCTAGTCCAAGACGAAAGGTCAGCATACTGGAGGTGCAAACTGTCCCTGAGACTGTTCCTGCCGGAATCATTGGCACAAAGACTGTCAGTGAGAAATACGAGGAGATGGACTGCTTCGGCAACACATTTGTCTCGTCAAAGACTTCGACGTTTGTCACGAAGCACTCTGAGAAGTTTGGAGTAGTCACCAGTCCAACCAGGTATGAAGTCGTGACATCCCCTATCATGCAAAGGTCCGGTCATCCCTTTTCAGAGAATGCTCAGTCCAACGCCAAAGAGGGCGGGACGGTTTTTGTAACATTTGGTCTACCAAAACGTGGAAAACTTTGA